The window gttcaaacacttgaaagtataaagtcaaccgagtgtgcaatcacttttatctatcttatatgtctagcatgacatgaaaacttgatatgcatctaaactctattatatggcttatatgacaATCTCTGAAAGATTTAAATCGCTTAAAGCATATATAATTGTTGGTCATGAAGTACCACATCCTAAGTacaatttgtgcacatatgtatcttgctataactataagcatgataatgtgatagcgagaattTTTACCTTTATAGAGATATTGAAAAGATCATTCCACGACATTATATAAAGACATTACATATTTAccaagaatgatgatttcaaggtgtAACGTATTCATTCAAAtcaatatggctgatttgtttatcaaatatCTACCAACGATCTTTTAAAGAtagtgcacaagattggaatgcgaaaGCTCAAAGACGTGAATTGATTGCCTAATCAGGGGGAGTTaacacgcgttgtactcttttttccttacaaggaaTTTTGTCTCAAtggattttccttgcaaggtttttaacgaggcaacaaaaaagcatattgttagatatgtgtactctttttccttcacaaaaatattttttcctcttggttttattttagttaagcttttaacgaggcacattatttgtTGAATAGACAATCAAGGggaagtgttataaatagaattgtatttaaggtgaatgtttatattttaaagagATCTTAGAGTTTGTTAATTGGTGGCGAAGtcattttttccctataaatagagaggTTCTATACCATTATAATTTATCGCAatcaataaaatttctctcaATATTTTTATGGACTAATTCGACAAGAGTGAGTTgatctagtggtgagcaccctccactttcaaccaagaggttgtgagttcgagtcaccccaagagtaaggtggggagttTTTGGAgagagggagccgagggtctataaGAAACAAACTCTCTATCCCAGGGTAGAAGTAAGGTCTGCGTACCCACTAGTAgaattatactggattgttgttgttgttactttttATGAAATACtcctcttcttttattgttttataatttataataaggAGTAATTTTCGGAATATTTGGTTCTTGATATATCATGAGATATATGTAGCTGTAAAAAAGGAAGTTCTCTCAACAACAATGATTGAATACCAGAGCATCTTTCATTAATAAATTCATACCAACAACCAAAAGACTTCAAATTATTTTCAGTACtcaatttagtaattaaaaaaaaaaccacTGAACTATATAACAATCAGATAATAACTAATTTCCTATATAAACTGACTTTACTATATGTTGAAAAGTAAAAAGTACCTTATCTTCTCTCCTAATCTTGCCTTATAAGCAATGAAAGGATCAAATAGATTAATAAGTAGTTATGATTGTACAGTACATTTTATCAAAGTATAAAACCCATCATTTTGTGTGTTTTTTTGAGGAAACATCAAACACTTTTCTTTAGCTTTCTCATACCAAACATGGCAAGAAAAAACTCTTATTTTTTACACTATAATATATTACTGTTAAGTTTCTTGGCATTTTCATTTCTGGTAATAGAAGGTGTACCTGAGAATGCATTGATAACTCAAATTCCTGGCTTCAATGGCACTTTCCAGTCAAAGCATTATGCTGGGttagtatttcttttctttcaaaaaaaaaataaatctgaactTTTGCTTGAGTTATAGTGATTTATATATTTAgtctgaatattttttttttccaaatggGTTTTCAGATATGTTACCATAGATGAAAATCATGGTAAGAAATTGTTTTACTATTTTGTTGAGTCTGAAAAAGATCCAACAGAAGATCCAGTTGTTCTTTGGCTCAATGGTGGGCCTGGCTGCTCAAGTTTTGATGGCTTTGTCTATGAGCATGGTATGAACTCTACTACTATTGTTTCAAATTTAAGAATGAGGATGTAATAATGTGTTTGCTTAATCTTTAGGGTAAAGAATTTTTACGCTATCAATGTATTTTCACTTGTTGTAGCCGATAACTTGCCTTATTCTTTAGGTTATTAGTCTCAGTTTTCATGGACGATTATATGTAGTTATCTTTTTATGGATGGTTACCTATAGTTATCTTTTAGGTGATTTGATAGTGTAAAAGCTTTTTTACACGGGCAATATGTAGAAGTTAGAACCGTTTTTAGTCTTTTACATTGATAATAGGCAGGGGCGGAGTTAGAAGCATGTGTgtgggttcggccgaacctaATAACTTTTGCTCAGACAATATATTTGTGTTGAAAAgttcattaaatatgtacaaatattagATTTAGAAGCCAGTTATTAATACTTGAAGTCGTTATTCTAACAATCGGAACCCATAAAGTTTATAGCAGCGTGTTATAACTTTTTCTCTGACATTGTCATAAAAATGTtgattttttcttgaaaaatttgaaaattcttttAACCGGCTCAAGTAAAAGATGTTATTAGCAAATGTAGTTCTTATTCTTTTAACCGGCTCAAGTAAAAGATGTTATTAGCAAATGTAGTTCTTACTTGTGAGAATTAGGATCATATATTTGGACAAATTAAAAGATCCATGGAGATGCAGTTGCTAATTCTCATTTATCATAAGCAAATTAAAGGATTTCTTTCATTATATTTCTTGTCTTCTATAATAAGAAAGGGTATTTCTTTACATTGCAGGACCTTTTAATTTTGAGTTGGGAAAGACAAGTGAGAGCCTGCCTATTCTGCATAATAATCCACACAGTTGGTCCAAGGTTATTATTTGTGTTAATTCTACTTGTTCATATGCTTGCATTCATTAATTAATTAGGCACACATTATGAATATAAGGAAAAGATTTGATTTTTCCAGGTTTCCAGTGTAATATATCTGGACTCTCCTGTTGGCGTTGGGTTTTCTTACTCAGGAAATGAATCTGACTACAAGACAGGAGACTTAAAGACTGCATCTGATACCCACTCGTTTCTCCTCAAGGTAACATTATAGAAACTGACTAGTTTTACGCTGGCTATCAACCTATCTGAATACTCCTTTCTTCCGGTCTTGGGACCGGATACGTGAGCAGCTCACATAGGCGGAGTTCTAAGTTTGAtagttttacctaataatacaatTCATTTATTTTCTATATCGTTCTAAACTCATTTATGGTTCTACTAAATGATGTTATCGCTAGTGGTTTGAGATCTACCCGGAGTATCTCAAGAACCCATTCTACATATCTGGAGAGTCTTATGCTGGAATATATGTGCCAACTCTGTCTTATGAAGTAGCAAAAGGTAATCTGGATCTTAAATGAGCATGTATTGGTTGGTATGGCGGGGGAGCTAAACAAACTAACCTTCTGCTTGTTTTTAGGTATTGATGCTGGAGTAGTGCCTGTTATCAACTTTAAGGTATATATCATTTCAAGATTTTGCGTGTTATAACTAGTTGTTTGGGCTGTAAATTCTTTATGTTGTATTGCACAGGGTTACATGGTGGGAAATGGCGTGACGGATGACATAATAGACGGTAATGCTCTTGTTCCATTTGCACATGGTATGGGCCTCATTTCAGATGAATTGTTTGAGGTATTTGCTTCTTCTTGTTTAATTTTTTAAGTGCTTGGATCATTTGACTTCTGAATTATCAGTAAAAACCTAATTGTTGCCTCTTTGTCTATTAGTAACTGGTCTCTGATTATTCTTTCTCATGCTCAGGAAGTTACTACTTTATGCAATGGAAATTTCTATGAACCAGCGAGTAATAATTGTTCAGACAAACTAAACCAAGTTGATCAGGCAAGATGTTTTTCTATCATTCTTGATTCATTTTGTCGACACTGTAATTCATTGCACTGCTTTATAGACCCAAATTCACCTTACCACATATTGCAGGATGTTGCGGATCTAAACTTGTATGACATTTTAGAACCGTGTTACCACAGTAAAGATTCTAGTGTAATTTCCACTGGTAACTCAAGATTGCCAATGAGCTTTCGGAAACTAGGTGAGACAGAAAGGCCTCTTCCTGTCAGAAAAAGAATGTTTGGTCGCGCATGGCCTTTTAGAGCTCCTGTAAGAGAGGGACATGTCCCAACTTGGCCGGAGATTCTCAATGGTGCCCACGTCCCTTGCACTGTAAGTCACTCTTCATTCtttgtttccttttgtttgttCTCGAGTGGTTCTCCATTGAATTCTCAACTTAACTAATTTTATATCAAAGCAAGTCCATGAAATTTACTTGTTTATCTTTTTAGTATTCTTATCTAGTTGCTCTACTGTCTGACTGTTGTCTTCCCAATATTAAATTCCATCTTTCTAACTCTGCTTACCTATTTACGACAACACTCTCATATccaaaaaaattcaacaaaattcTAGATAGAGGATAATTTAAAAATTGTAATGCCACAGCATTAATAGAGTCAGAGCGACCCTGGAAAGCTGTTAGTAGTAATAGATAGTAATGATTTGCTTACTATATGCCGAAGGGTCTAATAATTTGAATTTACACTGTCTTCTGAGAGTTTCTGTTGTATACAGTTAATAGCCTTATATGAGTGTCAATAAGCTTTTTATGCATATTTGCTGTGTTAAAAGTGGTTCTTATCAATTGATGAGTGGAAAGTATAGCTTTACGGGCTTTTCATGGTTTAAGCTGTTTGtctattttgtaattttccaaTGAAAAGCATGAACTTCAACACTAAATGAGTAAGCTCAGACAAATTTAGCTCAAGAAGAGGTAGGCATGGTAACCTTCCTGTTAATCTTGAATGAATTGGATGTTCCAATGATATAAATTTTAAGTTCTTTTACACTTATTTTATTCCCTCTTTGAGGAATTCATGTCTTGATTCAGTCACATAATCTGAGATGAAATATGCAGGATGATCGTGTTGCTACTGCATGGCTCAACAATGAAGAAGTTCGTAAAGCAATTCATGCCAAAGAAGTAAGAGATTATTTTCTCATCTGTACTTTGCTTTAAAGATGGCGATTTACCTATTTCCGGAGATATTTTCTTGGAGATATATGATTTAGCGTTACTGGTACAACAGACAACTGTCACAGGTCCCTGGGAGTTATGCACAGGCAAAATACATCTAATTCATGATTCCGGAAGCATGATTAAGTATCACAAAAATCTCACAGCTCGGGGATATCGAGCACTCATATACAGGTTTAACAGATAACAAAGTCCCTAGCTTCTTTCTATGCATTTTTCTATCCTTTTTGAATTACTCGTATATTATTGTGTAAGCACCCGGCTTCTTTCTAACTTTCAACCTTTACTTCAACATTTCTTCTACAAGTATGCTACAGTATGTAAGTCAAACCAGCATCTTAAACACCTCAATTACCATCATATAAAACGAGATTGGGAGAGTATCAAATTAGTTTCTGATTTATATGTAATGAAGGTGATACATATGGACTTTTTTGTGACTGGTTGCTGTATAATAATGAGTTTGAATTTTCGATCATTTTACCGGGGATATTCTATGTTCCTATCTAGCAGGTTGCAACTATCAGAATGCTTTTTTATGTGCttataatttatgattttaagaTGTCCTTAAAAATCTTATACTATGATTTATCAAATACAAACTAGCTGTTGGGAACCCTGTGCAAAGTCTACTGACTATTCAAAGGCTGTTTAACAATATCCAAAGAAAAAGTGTGTTGATATTTTGAGATAGCTGATTGCTGCattgagccgatggtctatcggaaacaaacaacctctctaccttcttgAGGTAGGGGTAacgtctgcgtacacactaccctccattgaccccacttgtggaattacacTGGACTTGTTGTTGATTACTGCATTGACTGTAGTGACCCTGGACCTGATCACATGCAAATTATGTGGAGATTTTTTTGATGCTATAATCCGAAGGATTATATTCATTTTTAATATTTCTTGCAGCGGGGATCACGATATGTGTGTACCATTCACTGGTTCAGAAAAATGGACAAGATCGCTTGGATATAAGATTGTTGATGAATGGAGGCCTTGGTATGTAAATGAACAAGTTGCAGGGTAAGTCTGTATCTTCATCTTCTAATTCCTATTCATGTTTAACTTTTCTAATGTATTGCATTTCTGAAAAAAAAACCATTTTTAATGCTTAAACTTTTTGTGCAGTTTCATACAAGGTTATGACAACAACCTCATTTTTCTAACTATTAAGGTATGTTCATATCAAGATTTTTTTTCATTATGTatcttttttctttgatttaataataataaaagatttCTACAACatgctgtttccacggctcgaacccatgacctcTTGGTTACACGGCAGTAACTTtatgccaaggctccccttctttTCATTTAATTAATTTCCGAAAATTTCAGGGAGCTGGACACACCGTGCCAGAGTACAAACCACGAGAGGCCTTGGCGTTTTATGCGCGCTGGCTAGAGGGCAAGAACATATGATTATATGAAATTATGAAATAGACATTAAGTCCAATTGTTTCAGAGATACAAGAGAATTTTTCTTTTCCCTGTGCATAATGGGAGAATTTTCTATaaggaaaaaagggaaaagagtATTGGATTTTTACCATGTATTTAAAGATGGATAAATCTCAAGCCTGCAATAAGAAATGACAATTTCTCCATTATTCAGCATATTTTTGTCATCTTTCCATGCAAATTCGTTTCCTAAACTGTTGTACTGGTGTTTTAAACAAACTATATGAAACAAAACTCATATCGGAATAAAATAATAAAGGGCAAATGACATTGCTATAGGATTGCGTGGAGGTGTtcataacacgcagcggaagacaataacaattcTAGGCATAttttttcgtgtttaaaatttattttgcatgtcaaagatcggatctaagacgtacctagtgaaaaaagtcttattttaaatttcttcgatagtgcgaagactctatacGTATTCACACCGAgactgatccttgctatcaatTCTTTGATCAATAAAatcccgcgaacaaattgaataaaaatattgtattaaaatttttctcaaaaatctcaactcaaaggtaggagaacaagaaataatttttttgtactagtattttctatcttggctttgtattgcactaTTACTTTCTCAAAGcaattttcttctcaagaataacTCTCTTGGTTTTTACATGACTTTACAATATGTGTAAGATCTATTTGTCACTAATTCTTAATtaggacactctctctctctctctctctctctctctctctctctctctctctctctctctctcacacacacacacacacacacacacacacacacatatatatatatatatatacatatacataatttttattggaaaaataCAAATCACATGTTTTATggcaaatatttaaaaaaaaatatgtaactaatttatggatatatatatatatacacacatatacatAATTTTCATTGGAAAAATACAAATCACATGTTTTATggcaaatattttaaaaaaaaatatgtaactaatttatggaattcaattctaaattaaattctacaacttagtcatacttttaaaataaaaacatgtaactcatttatgcAATTGAATTCTATTACTtagtcaatattttaaaataaaaatatgtaactcatttatggaattcaattctaaattgaattctacaacttagtcaacattttaaaataaaaacatgtaactcatttatggaattcaattctaaattgaattttacaaatattaattataattatcaaGTGAGTATGTGTGTGTGATTTATATcaacacaaatattaattataattaccaAGTGCATATATATCAACCAAGAgatgtaatttaatttttttatttaaaatagaaaacttcaacttgtccacaatattaattatatcctttgtgctagcaaagaatataataatattttatttggactaataactaaatttatttgactaattaaattctttaatttaattatcaaataataaagtaattaatcctttagcaaagatcagaacactcgttagtgtgcgaccccataggttcaatactaagccggtagtaaattgatcacatcaatatactaatcaaaggtggcgtctagcaacactccttaacgaccggatagcatgaagtatacaatttactctcaagaacctgtaaaagaataatgtattaatttcttttgtccttatagctctgggtcaccctaggatatggttcaactgttaAATCATAATAGGCGGCcgactatgtgttcatgtcaaaaataatcgaccattgaatgacctaaaaaattattttcttctttcattcaatcgccttggccaaggtcttaatttggtcggttataatttatgacaacatggagtttaaactcattaccaagagttgacagattccatcttgatcaatcattaATTCTACCAGTagttaatcgtacccaatatcctttcaactatcgccctagggccatagatgtctagtatcaaagcacaataaataacttgtcaattactatgatgatatcaggtcaaaggaaactcttacatcacattcttcaagagaatatcctattgacagtttatggtaattctaaccattaggaattatccaatgaatcggttcaatgatcatatctctatatgcatcatctatttatgttatttagttaatgagatcaactaatctttatcccataaatacaatcacataaatattgatctaaccggattactaatgtccaaattaataatcctacgatcaagaacaaaatttagattaaattgtaagagactttactctcattaccatgatctccatcatgatgacaagtctcaaaatttaatcaaagaccttattaaattaatcaagcaattaataataactatgataaacgaATATCAAAtcccatatatttttatatcaaataacattcacaaaaatatgttcaaatcatcaaatatgagattggatctagggcatatctaataTATCCCTAATAATCTCAcacttgcactagagccaattgttcttgtacttcattcccaattttCACTTGTGCTTGTTAAACGCCTTTGCTccaagtgtttttttttttttgaacaacATATCCCAAATTTTTTTTTGCCTAGTgactaatatataaataaaatcccaaaatgggtccaaagcttacaagatgtccaaaccaaaatagaagttgaagttgcatgaagctactagctattaaaaagatagaaaagctaaaatctaatGAACTAGCTATTACAACATGATAAGTTGAATGCTTCCTTCTCCTATTGGTGTATGTGAATCTAATTGTCATTGAAAAATATCAAGCAACACCTATCAAACTCTCACCAGGCGCCAGGATATATTGTCCATAGGCTAAAATGAATTTCAAACATCTCCGCCACAGAGTTGAAGCCAGCATAGTCTTCCAAGTGTAGCTACTATATGATCTCCATATGCAGTGGACTGATTTTGTTCAAGTATTAATCATGTGCTATCTCACCAAGATTAATGTGTAGAAGAGgagcctggctttaggcaggctttgcaaggcaaagtCCAGGCATGAGCtagctttaggcaggctttgcaaggcaaaagccaggcaaaagccaggctttacaaggcaaaagccaggcatgagctggctttaggctggctttgcaaggcaaaaacCAGGAATtaagcaggctttgcaaggcaaaggaCAACCTTTGAAATTGTGCCTTTTTGTGATCTTGTAAGCTCAAATCCTTCCCTACTAGAACCTTTAATGTAGACATCATTATAAACATTGCTAAACCATCCTCATATTGAGCATGAaagcatgctaataccactgagaaatgattcaacaatctccaaaaataccatatgaTGAGTTCAACATTTTCCTTAGCATTTGGACATATCAGTTTGTGCAGAGTCCAATCCTGTGAAGCCATCAGTCTGGGTTCTTCTCTTTGCTATCCTAACCCTAAGGTTAGGTGATTGAGATTTGTCTAGATTGTCAACCTCCTCCCTGCACTAGGCAGTTCATAGAATGAATGAAACTCAGATGTACCTGCAAAAGAGAAcacaatgttagctataaaatctgccactgagttgccttctctgaacacatgttgaaatatcacattgaagttgtccttcatctctataattttcttcacatcttgtgcaattacccaaggaggatcccattccccttctatcgccttcttcatcaccaatgaaTCAGTCTCCAGTATGATAGGGTGAAGATCATGCTCCACACAATATTCCAACCCTTGAAGAATAGCCTTAGCTTCAGCCACCACATTAGTTTTCACTCCCAGGTCTACTGCCCTAGCATACACCACATCACCTTCATCATCCCTCACATAAAAGCCTAGGGAGCTAGGTCCAGGATTGCCTTTTGAAGCTCTATCCGTATTACATTTGTACCAACCATGAAAAAGAAGTTGTCATGTTACTCTTGTAGTGATTAATATAGGTTTATATTCTTCAAAGTATTGAATCATGTCTGGCCATAACAATAgaatattagggatccaagcatacctcacccttgccagttgatgcaatgtcctatttatctcatgaatcaccctatttgtgGACATTGAACCACCATGTTTACCTgcatttcttctcttccaaagCTCCCAAGTGATGATAGCTGGTACTGCTTGAAATAGTGGCTTTAATTTTGGACAACACTGAGCATACCACCAATGGGTTATAATCTGCTTCAATTGAATCAATTGCACAGAAATTTCAGCAGCCTCCATGAACAAGTTCCATACCTTAGAGGCAGTAGGACTTGTGACAAATATATGCTCAATGGATTCCTCTTGGGGCTGCTAACAACACCAACACCTAGACATCACCATTTGCCCTTGCCTCCTCCACATGTCATCGGTGGCTATTTTCTGCCTCCACAATCTCCAcaagaagaaggatatcttgaatGGCAAATCTTTAATCCACATTAACTTGAATTCCTGATTAGGATTAGCCCTATGCCTTAATATTTTCCAAGCACTGCAAACACTAAACTTGCCCGAAGGAGTTGGCATCCAGTATGGCATATCCCAATATCCCTCACTGCCTTCATAGCGCACATTTAGCCTTATATGTTCTGCAATTTCCTCATTGAAAGTTTGATCTAGCAGCTGATCATCCCATGTTTCCCCTTGCCGCAGTTCTGCCACCTCCTGAAGACCTTCATTGATTGGAAAGTCTTCAGGTAATACGTGATAAAGTGTACCCAATCCAGTCCAATTTTCATGCCAAATATTAGTTGTTCCACTCTTCAATTCCCATACGATCTCATGTTCTACTGCTCCAAGTGCTTTAGTGAATAGGTCTGCACCATTTT is drawn from Nicotiana tabacum cultivar K326 chromosome 22, ASM71507v2, whole genome shotgun sequence and contains these coding sequences:
- the LOC107822067 gene encoding serine carboxypeptidase-like 20, producing the protein MARKNSYFLHYNILLLSFLAFSFLVIEGVPENALITQIPGFNGTFQSKHYAGYVTIDENHGKKLFYYFVESEKDPTEDPVVLWLNGGPGCSSFDGFVYEHGPFNFELGKTSESLPILHNNPHSWSKVSSVIYLDSPVGVGFSYSGNESDYKTGDLKTASDTHSFLLKWFEIYPEYLKNPFYISGESYAGIYVPTLSYEVAKGIDAGVVPVINFKGYMVGNGVTDDIIDGNALVPFAHGMGLISDELFEEVTTLCNGNFYEPASNNCSDKLNQVDQDVADLNLYDILEPCYHSKDSSVISTGNSRLPMSFRKLGETERPLPVRKRMFGRAWPFRAPVREGHVPTWPEILNGAHVPCTDDRVATAWLNNEEVRKAIHAKETTVTGPWELCTGKIHLIHDSGSMIKYHKNLTARGYRALIYSGDHDMCVPFTGSEKWTRSLGYKIVDEWRPWYVNEQVAGFIQGYDNNLIFLTIKGAGHTVPEYKPREALAFYARWLEGKNI